The proteins below come from a single Miscanthus floridulus cultivar M001 chromosome 1, ASM1932011v1, whole genome shotgun sequence genomic window:
- the LOC136549947 gene encoding cysteine synthase 2, whose product MAAATAAGAAAAAAAVSLIACYLLLHKSRPNLPWVPTVGFSRARNRRARRRGLVEAIGNTPLIRINSLSDATGCEILGKAEFLNPGGSVKDRVAVKIIEEALESGDLVYGGTVTEGSAGSTAISLATVAPAYGCRCHVVIPDDAAIEKSQIIEALGATVERVRPVSITHRDHFVNIARRRALEANKLAAAQRESNEKQINGLSHVGSEMMDDKLTAMLRESNKMQNNDPAHVSTEIPHCGRCDVISDSKGGFFADQFENMANYRAHYEWTGPEIWKQTKGNLHAFVAAAGTGGTIAGVSRYLKEKNRSIKCFLMDPPGSGLFNKVTRGVMYTKEEAEGKRLKNPFDTITEGIGINRVTKNFMMAELDGAYRGSDREAVEMSRFLLRNDGLFVGSSSAMNCVGAVRVAQDLGPGHTIVTILCDSGMRHLSKFFHEQYLADHGLTPTATGLEFLDK is encoded by the exons ATGGCGGCTGCGACGGCGGCAGGGgcagccgccgcggccgccgccgtatCCCTAATTGCCTGCTACCTCCTCCTCCACAAGAGTAGACCCAACCTCCCGTGGGTCCCAACTGTTGGGTTCTCCCGCGCGAGAAACCGGCGGGCGCGACGGAGGGGTCTCGTGGAGGCCATCGGCAACACACCTCTCATTCGCATCAACAGCCTCTCCGACGCCACAGGATGCGAG ATTCTGGGGAAGGCTGAGTTCCTGAACCCGGGTGGCAGCGTGAAGGACCGCGTGGCGGTTAAGATCATCGAGGAG GCTCTAGAATCTGGAGATCTCGTATATGGTGGTACCGTAACAGAGGGGAGTGCTGGAAGCACAGCTATTAGCTTGGCTACTGTTGCTCCTGCCTATGGTTGTAGGTGTCATGTTGTAATCCCCGATGATGCTGCCATTGAAAAG TCTCAAATAATTGAGGCGCTTGGAGCTACTGTCGAACGAGTGCGCCCTGTTTCAATAACTCACAGAGACCATTTTGTCAACATTGCCAGAAGAAGGGCTTTAGAAGCAAACAAATTAGCAGCAGCACAGAGGGAATCAAATGAGAAACAAATTAATGGTTTATCACATGTTGGTTCTGAGATGATGGATGACAAGTTAACAGCTATGCTGAGAGAGTCAAACAAGATGCAAAATAATGATCCAGCACATGTCAGTACTGAAATTCCACACTGTGGGAGATGTGATGTGATTTCTGATTCAAAGGGAGGTTTTTTTGCTGACCAGTTTGAGAATATGGCAAACTATCGAGCACATTATGAATGGACTGGTCCTGAGATATGGAAACAGACTAAAGGGAACCTGCATGCCTTTGTTGCAGCAGCTGGTACTGGCGGTACAATTGCTGGAGTCTCACGGTATCTTAAG GAAAAGAACAGGAGCATCAAATGCTTTTTAATGGACCCTCCCGGATCTGGTCTGTTCAATAAGGTGACCAGAGGGGTGATGTACACAAAAGAGGAGGCCGAGGGAAAACGGCTTAAGAACCCTTTCGATACTATTACTGAAGGAATTGGAATCAATAGGGTTACTAAAAATTTCATGATGGCGGAACTGGATGGAGCTTATCGAGGATCGGATAGGGAAGCTGTTGAGATGTCAAG GTTCTTGCTGAGAAACGATGGACTATTTGTTGGGAGTTCTTCAGCCATGAATTGCGTTGGCGCTGTAAGAGTTGCTCAAGATTTGGGTCCAGGGCATACAATTGTGACAATTCTTTGTGACAGTGGGATGAGGCATCTAAGCAAGTTCTTCCATGAGCAGTATTTGGCTGATCATGGATTGACACCAACAGCTACTGGtctggagtttcttgataaatga